The Nymphaea colorata isolate Beijing-Zhang1983 chromosome 5, ASM883128v2, whole genome shotgun sequence DNA segment CAATGGCAGTCGGCACAGGCCTACGATAAGGGACCCATGCGCAAGATCGTCTCTCTACATAGCCTTTTAATTCTTCAGGTTCTTCATCCTTTTAATTCTTCAGGTTCTTCAAATCCTCTGGCACTCGGCAGTTCCTAATTAATGCGACGAACAATGGCGGAAGAGTGGGAGGGTCCGGCAATCGGCATTGACCTGGGAACGACTTACTCCTGTGTCGGCGTGTGGCGATCCATCCGGGTGGAGATCATAGAAAATGACATGGGCAAGAAGAAAACCCCCTCCTGCGTCGCCTTCACGGATGAAGGGCGTCTCATCGGCGAAGCTGCCAAGAACCAGCCTGCTTCCAACTCCGAGAACACCATTTTCAGTgagtttcctctctctctctctctctctctctctctctctctctctctctctctctattgtgGATTAATTTCGTGATTTGAGTAGAATTTAAATGTTGTTAATTGTTAGCTCCTTCATGGGAGAAAGTGTTGTTCGCACTTCACCTCCCCCAATCCGTTTCTCCAAAAgatttcttcattatttctGCATTTGTTTGTGACACTTAACAACTTTAATGCTTTGTCAAAACAAAAATGTCAGTGTATATAATGAGAGTACACTTGGATATTTGGTGCAAACAAAATTATAGTAGATTGACGAAGTTTTTTGTAGTTGGCCGAGCAAGTTAAATCAATCAGAGACATGACATCTATCATCGGCGGTAGCTTTGGTGGTTAAAAGTTTAAATCTGATGCATTCCTAATCCATGAAACAGATGCCAAGCGCTTGGTTGGCAGGTGCTTTAGTGACGACTCTGTGCAGAGCGACCTTAAGCTCTCGCCTTTCAAGGTGGTCGATGGCTCGAACTATAGGCTCAGGATTGCCGCCAGGTACAGGGGCGAGCAGAAGCACTTTGCCCCTGAGGAGATCTCATCAATGGTGCTCATAAAGATGCGCCAGGTAGCCGAGGACTACCTGGGCTCTACTGTCAAAAACGCTGTCATCACCGTCCCCGCGTGCTTCACCAAGGTTCAGCGCCAGGCTACCATTGACGCCGGCGTCATCGCCGGACTGAACAACATCCGGCTGATTAATGAGCCAGCTGCCGCTGCATTGACCTACGCGTTCAACAGGAAGGTCGGGTGGGCAGGCAGGAAGAACGTACTCGTCTTCGGGCTTGGTGGTGGCGCCTTGAACGTCTCCCTGCTGGCCATCGAGAAGGGAAACCTCAGGGTGATGGCGACGGCAGGAGACACCCACCTTGGGGGCGAAGACTTCGACGACAGGATGGTAGAGCATTTCGTTCAAGAGTTCCAGGCCAGGCACGGACTTGACGTCCGTGATAGTTCTAGGGCACTCAGGCGCCTAAGGACGTCGTGTGAGAAAGCCAAACGAGAATTGTCACTGACGAAGGAGGCCACCATCGACATCGAATGCCTGCACGATGGAATCGACTTCTGCTCCATCATCACTCGCGCCGACTTCCAATCTCTGAACGACGACCACTTCTCCATGTGCATAGCAGTCGTTAACAAGTGCTTGGCCGACGCATGCATGGACAAGAGGTGCGTCGACGATGTGCTTCTGGTTGGTGGCTCGACCAGGATCCCCAGGGTGCAGCAGCTGTTGACAGATCACTTCGGCAGGGACCTCTGCAAGGCCGTCAACGCCGATCAGGCTGTCGCCTACGGTGCCGCCCTCCAAGCAGCCATTTTAACCAGAAAGGACGACAAGGAGGTCCCTCCCCTGCTTCTCCAGGACGTGACTCCTTTGCCACTTATTTTCACCATGAACGGAAACCAGCCCCAGTTCATGGTCTTGATGAACGCCCCAATCCCCTTCAAGGTGGGGCCAAAATTCCGCGGCCTATACAAAGAAGAAACACTTGCTGTTGGAGTCTGTGAGGGCCACGCCATTATTGGTGGACTCACCATCCAAACTGATTTCAACCTTCAAGCGGAGTGTAGCCCGTCGGGGCATCAATGTCTTTGCTTGAAAGACTCAGATTTTGAAGGCGCGCGGTGTCTGAATTTCAACTTATGCATAGACATTGACGTCAATGGTATCTTGAGTGTTTGGCTGCAGGACTACAATGCAGAGCGTAAGATCACAATCCCCATTCAGGGACTAACCCGAGAGGAGCTGGAGAAGATGAAGCTGGAAGCTGAGAAGTATAATCTTCATGAAAAGGAGAACAGGGAGAAGATGAAGGCGAAGAACTCCTTGGAGAAGTACGTCTACAAAGTGAAAAATGCCATTGATGATAAGAAGTTCGAGGGCACTTTGTTAAAAAAGATTGAGGGCGCAACCG contains these protein-coding regions:
- the LOC116254354 gene encoding heat shock 70 kDa protein 18-like, with the protein product MAEEWEGPAIGIDLGTTYSCVGVWRSIRVEIIENDMGKKKTPSCVAFTDEGRLIGEAAKNQPASNSENTIFNAKRLVGRCFSDDSVQSDLKLSPFKVVDGSNYRLRIAARYRGEQKHFAPEEISSMVLIKMRQVAEDYLGSTVKNAVITVPACFTKVQRQATIDAGVIAGLNNIRLINEPAAAALTYAFNRKVGWAGRKNVLVFGLGGGALNVSLLAIEKGNLRVMATAGDTHLGGEDFDDRMVEHFVQEFQARHGLDVRDSSRALRRLRTSCEKAKRELSLTKEATIDIECLHDGIDFCSIITRADFQSLNDDHFSMCIAVVNKCLADACMDKRCVDDVLLVGGSTRIPRVQQLLTDHFGRDLCKAVNADQAVAYGAALQAAILTRKDDKEVPPLLLQDVTPLPLIFTMNGNQPQFMVLMNAPIPFKVGPKFRGLYKEETLAVGVCEGHAIIGGLTIQTDFNLQAECSPSGHQCLCLKDSDFEGARCLNFNLCIDIDVNGILSVWLQDYNAERKITIPIQGLTREELEKMKLEAEKYNLHEKENREKMKAKNSLEKYVYKVKNAIDDKKFEGTLLKKIEGATEQAFRLLATDHPAEVNEYNEMEKELRCLWKIHEEAQEVERSYSSSDPDCKTNFRTGATRETNFGGSKEVFGHKISPTTTKQAKVGSIKQMMSKTAEKMAIRSCPCSSSSVVEGVISKVQVDTCLEVHASPSSGDGPKAAVSDASNGSDRAEHAGLSPDAGSPPNKEVKIDDSVGGDAGFARPNGGGSNPGEVEQTSASSGQ